A stretch of Henckelia pumila isolate YLH828 chromosome 4, ASM3356847v2, whole genome shotgun sequence DNA encodes these proteins:
- the LOC140865584 gene encoding uncharacterized protein translates to MPPPSYFPLRWESTGDHWWYASPIDWAAANGHYDLVSELLRLDGNHLIKLTSLRRIRRLETVWDDEEQFHDVAKCRSEVARKLLSECEIKKGKNSLIGAGYGGWLLYTAASAGDLVFVQELLQRDPLLVFGEGEYGVTDILYAAARSKDSEVFQVVYDFAACPRFSGAAEEQTGEIPSAYKMEIMNRALHAAARGGNLKLMQEILCNSSDDPLAFRDIHGATILHAAAARGQVEVVKNLTSSYPDVTNSTDNQGNTALHMAAHTGHLAVVEALILASPSLIEARNNAGETFLHSVVTGFQTPGFRRLDRQIELMKHLLSGKIFKIEQIINAISNDGSTSLHLAIAGNIDSDLVEVLMNVSCIDVNIRDTNDMTPLDILRQRPYSPSSELITRQLVSVGGIFSSQDYSARKAIASHIKRQSIGNSPGTSFTISDTEIFLYTGMDSATSDGGSRSIRRSTNSSEVSQVSSKAVNHAAEKVKCFLYWPKIMKRKKTSDRLKKLVDATHTSASEGVPTPLRQRFSKPSSLPNNKRALSVRSGAPSPTVKKKLASGMVHGEMQAVPRRSRSSSFSKLSLSSQSSVDEAKEGQIDIDIARPSVSNQENDTAGGKKSIHKHDTVNKRLMNQYLCFGAPRRSLEPRVTVSQRPYEVYERTVTTAS, encoded by the exons ATGCCTCCTCCTTCTTACTTCCCTCTACGGTGGGAAAGCACCGGAGATCACTGGTGGTACGCCTCTCCAATTGATTGGGCCGCCGCCAATGGACACTACGACTTGGTCAGCGAACTTCTCCGCCTCGACGGCAACCACCTCATCAAACTCACCTCCCTTCGTAGGATCCGCCGCCTTGAGACGGTGTGGGACGATGAAGAGCAGTTTCACGATGTGGCAAAGTGCCGGTCCGAGGTTGCAAGAAAGCTTCTTTCCGAGTGTGAAATCAAGAAAGGGAAAAACTCTCTGATAGGAGCTGGTTATGGCGGGTGGCTTTTGTACACCGCCGCCTCCGCGGGAGACTTGGTGTTTGTTCAAGAATTGCTTCAAAGGGACCCCCTTTTGGTGTTCGGAGAGGGCGAATATGGCGTCACGGATATCTTATACGCTGCTGCAAGAAGCAAGGATTCTGAAGTTTTTCAGGTGGTTTATGATTTTGCTGCGTGCCCGAGGTTTTCCGGCGCGGCGGAGGAACAAACTGGGGAGATCCCTTCTGCTTATAAGATGGAAATCATGAACAGAGCTCTTCATGCTGCAGCCAGAGGAGGGAATTTGAAGCTGATGCAGGAGATTCTTTGCAATTCCTCGGATGACCCATTGGCTTTTCGAGATATTCATGGAGCCACTATCTTACATGCTGCCGCAGCCAGAGGTCAAGTTGAG GTGGTTAAGAATCTTACATCCTCGTACCCGGATGTCACCAACTCCACAGACAACCAAGGCAACACAGCGTTGCACATGGCGGCACACACAGGTCATTTAGCTGTGGTCGAAGCTCTAATTCTTGCATCACCCTCACTAATCGAAGCCAGAAACAATGCCGGGGAAACATTTCTTCACTCGGTTGTCACGGGTTTTCAAACTCCCGGTTTTCGGAGATTAGATCGCCAGATTGAACTCATGAAACACTTGTTAAGTGGGAAAATTTTCAAGATCGAACAGATAATCAACGCCATTAGTAATGATGGTAGTACCTCTCTTCATCTGGCCATTGCAGGGAACATTGATTCTGATCTCGTGGAGGTGTTGATGAATGTGAGCTGCATTGATGTAAATATTCGTGATACAAATGACATGACTCCGCTTGATATTCTGAGGCAACGGCCTTATTCTCCGTCTTCTGAACTGATAACCAGGCAATTGGTATCAGTTGGTGGGATTTTTAGTTCTCAAGATTACTCTGCAAGAAAAGCAATTGCATCCCACATAAAAAGGCAAAGTATTGGCAACAGTCCAGGCACTTCCTTCACCATTAGCGACACTGAAATATTCTTGTACACGGGCATGGACAGTGCAACATCAGATGGTGGTAGCCGCAGCATACGTCGGAGCACGAATTCGTCTGAAGTTAGTCAAGTAAGCTCAAAAGCTGTGAACCACGCAGCTGAAAAGGTCAAGTGTTTCCTCTATTGGCCCAAGATtatgaaaagaaagaaaacatcAGACAGGCTTAAGAAATTGGTGGATGCTACCCACACAAGTGCTTCAGAAGGAGTTCCAACCCCGTTGAGGCAAAGATTTTCTAAGCCATCATCACTTCCTAACAACAAAAGAGCACTTTCTGTGAGGAGCGGCGCACCGAGCCCAACGGTGAAGAAGAAACTAGCTTCAGGGATGGTGCACGGTGAAATGCAGGCTGTTCCTCGCAGATCACGTTCGAGTTCGTTCTCTAAATTATCGTTATCTTCACAAAGTTCGGTTGATGAAGCAAAAGAAGGCCAGATTGATATTGATATCGCAAGACCGTCCGTCTCGAATCAAGAAAATGACACCGCAGGAGGGAAAAAATCGATCCACAAACATGATACGGTCAACAAGAGGTTGATGAATCAGTACTTGTGCTTCGGTGCTCCAAGACGTTCCTTAGAACCTCGTGTGACCGTCTCACAAAGGCCATATGAAGTTTATGAAAGAACAGTCACTACAGCATCTTGA
- the LOC140864861 gene encoding cytosolic Fe-S cluster assembly factor NBP35 — protein sequence MENGGGEIPENANEHCPGPQSESAGKSDSCEGCPNQEACATAPKGPDPDLVSIAERMATVKHKILVLSGKGGVGKSTFSAQLSFALAAKDYQVGLLDIDICGPSTPKMLGLEGQQIHQSNLGWSPVYVESNLGVMSIGFMLNDPDEAVVWRGPRKNGLIKNFLKDVYWGELDFLVVDAPPGTSDEHISVVQFLKATGIDGAIIVTTPQQVSLIDVRKEISFCRKVELPILGVVENMSGLCQPLADFRFLSLTDAGEQRDMTEWAITYLREKAPEMLNLFAFCEVFDSSGGGGAKMCRDMGVPFLGKVPLDPQLCKAAEEGRSCFEDGKCQVSAPALNAIVEKVLSELEVPRMEDVA from the exons ATGGAAAACGGAGGCGGCGAAATACCTGAAAACGCGAATGAAC ATTGCCCGGGGCCACAATCTGAATCGGCTGGAAAGTCTGATTCTTGTGAAGGATGCCCCAACCAGGAGGCTTGCGCTACTGCTCCGAAAGGACCCGACCCag ACTTGGTTTCAATAGCTGAAAGAATGGCAACAGTAAAGCACAAAATTTTGGTGTTGTCCGGCAAGGGTGGAGTTGGGAAGAGTACATTCTCAGCTCAACTTTCTTTTGCCTTAGCAGCTAAGGATTATCAGGTAGGTCTTCTTGATATTGATATTTGCGGTCCAAGCACCCCGAAGATGCTTGGTCTTGAAGGGCAACAGATTCATCAGAGTAACCTTGGTTGGTCTCCTGTTTATGTTGAGTCTAACCTTGGGGTCATGTCTATCGGTTTCATGCTCAATGATCCCGATGAGGCTGTAGTATGGAGAGGGCCACGAAAGAATGGACTCATAAAAAATTTCCTGAAGGATGTGTACTGGGGTGAGCTTGATTTTCTTGTGGTGGATGCGCCACCTGGGACCTCAGATGAGCATATTTCTGTTGTCCAATTCCTTAAGGCAACTGGAATAGATGGTGCTATTATAGTGACCACTCCACAACAGGTATCTCTTATAGATGTGAGGAAAGAAATCAGCTTCTGCAGAAAAGTCGAGTTACCAATTCTTGGAGTTGTGGAGAATATGAGCGGGTTGTGTCAACCATTGGCGGATTTCAGATTCTTGAGCTTGACAGATGCTGGCGAGCAAAGAGACATGACTGAGTGGGCTATTACGTACTTGAGGGAGAAGGCACCAGAAATGCTGAACTTGTTCGCattttgtgaagtttttgacaGCAGTGGCGGTGGTGGTGCAAAAATGTGTCGAGATATGGGGGTTCCCTTTCTTGGAAAGGTTCCTTTGGACCCTCAGCTGTGTAAAGCTGCAGAGGAAGGAAGATCTTGCTTCGAAGATGGTAAATGTCAAGTAAGTGCTCCCGCCCTGAATGCGATTGTGGAGAAGGTGTTGTCGGAATTGGAGGTACCGAGAATGGAGGATGTGGCGTAG
- the LOC140863858 gene encoding F-box protein SKIP14 gives MLLNQEDNTVPGVKFDMGCSKEECSVMIGQNSKSERGSEDIVHVLPNDPFGMEFGKGLTGDAISMDFNFSLPIDPFGMNFGIETRVSTINDWIEDFGLKACALEIHEEGKNDDDEKLIGELNLLWASSMQFELEKGENENVDGNEADLVIHAMDESTFDECHLMVGNAEELMCFGFEKYQKEHVIDSCSEAEAGAPSDALFFALGYLGIWDLLSVERVCKSLRDAVQNDPLLWREIQIDYPLSFNIVDDVLLRLTNRAQGSLHSLSLINCKKITNRGLKHALESNLRLTKLSVRGCSNLNVDLMLQDLRIFNSHGMPGIKHLRISDNTGIMNHHLNEFKLLLGMENEKMAGSYKPRFYREGQRYLSLDDERAIDIELCPRCHRVKQVYDCPLKSCQVKPNFMQACKACIACVDRCIKCGCCLDNTDYEETFCLELICLNCLTQLFDCPSRMRLLTKHSYFDRKKGYHIVFCG, from the exons ATGTTGTTGAATCAAGAAGATAATACGGTTCCTggtgtgaagtttgatatggggTGTTCTAAGGAGGAATGTTCAGTGATGATTGGACAAAATTCTAAATCTGAGAGAGGTTCTGAAGATATTGTTCATGTGTTGCCTAATGATCCCTTTGGTATGGAATTTGGCAAAGGCTTAACTGGTGATGCCATCAGCatggattttaattttagtttgcCTATCGATCCCTTTGGTATGAATTTTGGCATAGAAACCAGAGTTTCCACTATTAATGATTGGATAGAGGATTTTGGTTTAAAAGCTTGTGCTCTTGAGATCCATGAAGAGGGTaaaaatgatgatgatgaaaaaTTGATTGGGGAGCTTAATTTGTTGTGGGCAAGCTCTATGCAGTTTGAACTAGAGAAGGGAGAGAATGAGAATGTCGATGGGAATGAAGCTGATTTGGTGATCCACGCCATGGATGAGTCGACATTTGACGAATGCCATCTGATGGTTGGCAATGCAGAGGAATTGATGTGTTTTGGTTTTGAAAAGTATCAGAAAGAGCATGTGATAGATTCTTGTAGTGAAGCTGAGGCAGGTGCTCCATCAGATGCTTTGTTTTTTGCCCTTGGTTATCTTGGTATTTGGGACCTTCTCTCTGTGGAAAGGGTTTGCAAATCTTTGCGGGATGCAGTCCAGAATGACCCTCTTCTTTGGAGGGAAATTCAAATAGATTATCCATTGAGTTTTAATATCGTCGATGATGTTCTTCTTCGTTTAACAAATAGAGCACAAGGTTCTCTTCACAGCTTGAGCCTTATCAATTGCAAAAAGATCACCAATAGAGGTCTTAAGCATGCACTTGAAAGCAATTTGAGATTGACAAAG TTAAGTGTGCGAGGATGCAGCAATCTCAATGTTGACTTGATGTTGCAAGATTTAAGGATCTTCAATTCTCATGGCATGCCGGGTATTAAGCATCTCAGAATCAGTGACAATACTGGAATAATGAATCATCACTTAAATGAATTCAAGCTTTTGTTAGGGATGGAAAATGAAAAAATGGCCGGAAGCTATAAACCAAGATTTTACCGTGAAGGACAGAGATATCTCTCATTAGATGATGAACGTGCAATTGACATAGAATTGTGCCCAAGATGCCATCGAGTGAAACAAGTCTATGATTGCCCATTAAAGAGTTGCCAAGTTAAGCCCAACTTCATGCAAGCTTGCAAAGCTTGCATAGCATGTGTTGATCGTTGTATTAAATGTGGATGCTGCTTGGATAATACGGATTATGAAGAGACGTTCTGCCTTGAATTAATTTGTTTGAACTGTTTGACCCAACTTTTTGATTGCCCGAGTAGAATGAGGCTCTTGACGAAACACAGTTACTTCGATCGTAAGAAAGGTTACCACATTGTCTTCTGTGGCTGA